A window of the Paenibacillus woosongensis genome harbors these coding sequences:
- a CDS encoding family 43 glycosylhydrolase, with the protein MRKYLKIMLVLMVGCLILPSSLAQAYQNPQTLSHEWATYGSGDPYILKFKGDYYLYVSTKDSETGIKAWSSPDLVNWTYAGLVATDPVTKGAYAPEVIYWNGYFYMYTSPGGNGHYVLRSESPTGPFTVQTPNKGLSIDGHVFIDDDGQWYFYRAEHGQMVAHPMSDPYTFGAGSNTGASISGGWTEGATVIKRNGKYYMTYTGNHVHSPAYRIDYAVSSNPLTGFVPASKQNPVVLSTEGPTIGLGHNGLVTGPDLDSLYMFYHNWKGYTPEGWPIRSMNMDRVVWNGDKMLVSGPTTTSQPDPDMPDFYDRFNRTAIGSNWYNVNGGHWGIYNQELMWQDSLGSTAAHKQITNVSTEANYTAEFHMKQMNRGTSASPRYGATFSYTNEDNYGVAMLSELNNRLEVNFVVNGVPQGWVYASLPSGFDYSKWHSIRVEKSGNEFRIYVDQMLKIVQNANLGGGQVGYLTEDTHADFAYVAFSNKVDGSNAWDAYKPVPGKVEAVHYMSGGEGIAYHDTTANNLGGEYRKDAVDIRVNPEGGYNVGWNQSGEWLKYKVNVASTGMYDVTFRMATTMNGVQIRLWDGATDLTGIVQIPNTGGWDEWRPITVKGIPLTQGLRELRVEFVTGEADFASMEFRHHASVPHLSDNFNSGKSGDWKQWEGSWSVSDGQYHSAGGTFAKTTIGNDHWADYTVEADIRMNEGGGDSGIIVRGTNPANGLELGQGNADFLQGYYAYIKTDGVYLGKQNYNWSPLTGVNLALSTGTWHKVKVVVQGTNIKVYVGDINVPKIDYNDNSETAFTHGKAGLRTAHQSTSFDNFTVYP; encoded by the coding sequence ATGAGAAAATATTTAAAGATTATGCTTGTTCTAATGGTAGGATGCCTGATATTGCCGTCTTCGTTGGCGCAAGCCTACCAGAATCCTCAGACACTCAGCCATGAATGGGCAACTTACGGTTCCGGTGATCCTTATATTTTGAAATTCAAAGGCGATTATTATTTGTACGTCAGCACCAAGGACTCCGAGACAGGCATTAAAGCCTGGAGCTCGCCGGACTTAGTGAACTGGACTTATGCCGGACTTGTGGCAACAGACCCCGTTACGAAAGGGGCATACGCACCGGAGGTTATTTATTGGAATGGCTACTTCTATATGTATACGTCTCCAGGCGGAAACGGCCATTACGTGCTGCGGAGTGAAAGCCCGACAGGGCCTTTTACGGTTCAAACCCCGAATAAAGGATTGAGTATTGATGGGCATGTGTTTATTGATGACGATGGACAGTGGTATTTTTACCGCGCTGAACACGGCCAGATGGTCGCTCATCCGATGAGTGATCCTTATACTTTTGGAGCCGGATCGAATACTGGCGCCTCGATCAGCGGAGGCTGGACAGAAGGGGCGACCGTTATTAAGCGGAACGGAAAATATTACATGACTTATACGGGAAATCATGTTCATAGTCCGGCTTACCGGATCGATTATGCGGTGAGCAGTAATCCTTTAACGGGATTTGTACCTGCCAGCAAGCAGAATCCCGTCGTCCTCTCGACCGAGGGGCCAACGATTGGATTGGGCCATAATGGGTTAGTCACCGGCCCGGATCTGGATTCGCTCTATATGTTCTACCATAACTGGAAGGGCTACACGCCTGAAGGCTGGCCGATTCGAAGTATGAATATGGATCGTGTCGTATGGAACGGGGACAAAATGCTCGTCTCGGGCCCTACGACAACATCGCAGCCCGACCCGGATATGCCGGATTTTTATGACCGCTTTAACAGAACGGCTATTGGTTCCAACTGGTACAATGTAAACGGCGGGCATTGGGGCATCTATAACCAGGAGTTAATGTGGCAGGATAGCCTGGGGTCAACGGCGGCGCATAAACAAATTACGAACGTGTCGACGGAGGCGAATTATACGGCAGAGTTTCATATGAAGCAAATGAATCGAGGCACAAGCGCCTCCCCGCGTTACGGCGCTACATTTTCTTATACAAATGAAGATAATTACGGCGTGGCAATGCTGAGCGAATTGAACAACCGCCTGGAAGTTAATTTTGTAGTAAACGGTGTGCCCCAAGGATGGGTCTATGCTTCACTGCCTTCCGGGTTTGATTATAGCAAGTGGCATAGCATTCGGGTCGAGAAATCAGGGAACGAATTCCGAATCTATGTGGACCAAATGCTGAAGATCGTACAAAACGCCAACCTTGGCGGTGGTCAGGTCGGCTATTTAACCGAAGATACGCATGCTGATTTTGCTTATGTCGCATTCAGCAACAAAGTGGACGGTAGTAACGCTTGGGATGCGTATAAGCCTGTCCCTGGCAAAGTGGAAGCAGTTCATTATATGAGCGGTGGCGAAGGAATTGCTTATCATGATACAACCGCAAATAATCTGGGCGGCGAATACAGGAAGGATGCAGTAGATATTCGCGTGAATCCGGAGGGCGGTTATAACGTAGGCTGGAACCAGTCTGGGGAATGGTTAAAGTATAAGGTCAATGTGGCTTCAACGGGGATGTATGATGTCACGTTTCGAATGGCAACGACCATGAATGGCGTGCAAATCAGACTATGGGATGGAGCAACGGACTTGACTGGTATTGTACAAATTCCTAATACTGGCGGCTGGGATGAATGGCGCCCGATCACGGTGAAGGGCATACCTCTCACGCAAGGCTTAAGAGAGTTGCGGGTTGAATTTGTGACAGGCGAGGCCGATTTTGCCAGTATGGAGTTCCGGCATCATGCAAGCGTGCCTCATCTGAGCGATAACTTTAATAGCGGCAAGAGCGGTGACTGGAAGCAATGGGAAGGAAGCTGGTCTGTAAGCGACGGACAGTATCACTCCGCAGGCGGCACATTTGCCAAGACAACGATTGGCAATGATCATTGGGCGGACTACACCGTAGAAGCGGATATTCGCATGAACGAGGGCGGTGGAGACTCGGGGATCATTGTCCGTGGAACTAATCCGGCAAACGGGCTGGAGCTTGGACAAGGCAATGCCGATTTCTTACAGGGATATTATGCTTACATCAAGACGGATGGAGTGTATCTCGGTAAACAAAATTACAACTGGAGCCCTTTAACGGGTGTGAATCTGGCTCTGTCCACAGGTACATGGCATAAAGTGAAGGTAGTCGTTCAGGGAACGAATATTAAGGTGTACGTGGGGGATATAAACGTTCCGAAAATTGATTATAACGATAACTCGGAAACGGCATTTACCCATGGAAAAGCGGGGTTAAGAACGGCTCATCAGAGTACATCGTTTGATAACTTCACGGTTTATCCTTAA
- a CDS encoding GntR family transcriptional regulator, producing the protein MKSLPLYKMIQEDIRYLIRTGQLRPGDRVPSETELAEQYHVSKITTKNALNGLAEEGILVRHRGKGTFVNHIPKDIPSMGGHKGLIGLILPSMKTKVDQRIINAIEQYVRKNGYHLLIKITQESSLEESKAIEDLLQLRVKGLIIFPIEQEMYNNDILRLSLNRFPLVLIDRYLKEIETYSVSADNVDGSYQAAKHLISRGHRQIAFVTMEVTNSVTADRALGFEKAFLERNLSINKNLWCVVSIADMAAGKGSSIIQEFLMNHPEITAVFTGNAELTRITLQGMKYMNLSEEQRPELISFDQSDLAEVSYIKQNVEEMCKVTVELLLEQIQGTYLPRRVTIPVILFH; encoded by the coding sequence ATGAAGTCATTGCCGCTATACAAAATGATTCAAGAGGATATCCGGTATCTCATACGAACGGGGCAACTGAGGCCGGGGGATCGCGTCCCATCGGAGACAGAGCTTGCGGAGCAGTATCATGTAAGCAAGATTACGACTAAAAATGCTTTGAATGGACTGGCTGAAGAAGGAATCCTGGTCAGACACCGGGGAAAAGGGACATTTGTCAATCATATCCCCAAGGATATCCCGTCCATGGGCGGTCATAAGGGATTAATCGGGCTCATTCTCCCCAGCATGAAGACAAAGGTAGACCAGCGGATCATCAATGCTATCGAGCAATACGTTCGGAAAAATGGTTATCATCTTCTGATCAAAATTACTCAGGAATCATCGCTGGAGGAGAGCAAGGCCATCGAGGATTTACTCCAATTAAGGGTAAAGGGGCTCATCATATTTCCGATTGAACAGGAGATGTATAACAATGATATTTTAAGATTGTCATTGAATCGGTTCCCGCTCGTCCTGATCGACCGTTATCTGAAAGAAATCGAGACTTACAGCGTGAGTGCAGATAACGTAGACGGTTCCTATCAGGCGGCCAAGCACCTCATAAGCAGAGGGCATCGGCAAATTGCTTTTGTCACTATGGAAGTGACGAATTCGGTGACAGCGGACCGGGCGTTGGGATTTGAGAAGGCGTTCCTTGAACGCAATCTGTCGATCAACAAAAATTTGTGGTGTGTGGTGAGCATAGCTGATATGGCTGCAGGAAAAGGAAGCTCCATAATACAGGAATTTCTAATGAATCATCCCGAAATTACGGCCGTCTTTACTGGAAATGCTGAACTCACCCGCATAACGCTTCAGGGTATGAAATATATGAATTTGTCAGAAGAGCAACGTCCGGAACTGATTAGTTTTGACCAGTCCGATTTAGCAGAAGTGAGCTACATCAAGCAAAATGTCGAGGAAATGTGCAAAGTTACTGTGGAGCTTCTGCTGGAGCAGATTCAAGGGACGTATCTTCCAAGAAGAGTGACTATACCTGTTATTCTATTTCATTAA
- a CDS encoding HelD family protein, translated as MTDFQSAYQEEKERLDRTLQEIDRQLSALRAIPVYTGHDFTEQVLEAGREEQRQQLEKSVREPYFGRLDFEEQGRKPASLYIGKVGVSDPSGQQPIVIDWRAPVASLFYSFTGGDSASYEAPEGMIEGLVYLKRNIVIRQQILERVVDTFNREDEGPAVSDEFLVYRLGENKDNRLRDIVSTIQAEQDQIIRAAKNTALIIQGVAGSGKTTVALHRLAFLLYQYKEQIKAERMIIFAPNHMFIDYISEVLPELGVGDIQQSTFPDWAAEILGLEHPPAASQSDLHRWFDAGRSEPVPESELPGRFKGAMRFKAVIDAFLADMEALCVPQIDFEPWEGTKLPYAEILAWFEGEYKHYPAARRKERVLARLHRWIEMELKKAPSAAQLKEWKKKAQQREKAYAKKWPELTPLSLYEELFQLKKKGSIGLPDMSADIPPAIWQETRGNLKQGIVKEEDLAPLLYLYTCIHEIEGQMTFDHVVIDEAQDFSPFQVAVLDRFVKGHSFTILGDLSQGIHYYKGVRDWHEMQELFHSEDTAYFALTRSYRSTMEIISFGNEILARGVGTELLAVPVFRSGEPVKLLPAAGTERSEAIKEALKAVLKGSYRTTALLTRTLQDASELHEGLVQEGIEAHLIDGSSDQYAGGISVLPAYLSKGLEFDAVIVTDVDREHYLPEDAKLLYVGCTRALHELWLLHGEELPDYVIMENSEMVMNMTRPLP; from the coding sequence ATGACTGATTTTCAAAGTGCCTATCAAGAAGAGAAGGAGCGGCTGGACCGTACCTTACAGGAGATCGACCGCCAATTGTCAGCTTTGCGAGCCATACCTGTATATACAGGTCATGATTTTACGGAGCAGGTACTGGAGGCGGGCCGGGAGGAACAGCGCCAGCAGCTGGAGAAATCAGTGCGGGAGCCCTACTTCGGCCGGCTTGATTTTGAGGAACAGGGCCGGAAGCCTGCCTCTCTATATATTGGCAAAGTCGGCGTCAGCGACCCTTCCGGCCAGCAGCCGATTGTCATTGATTGGAGAGCGCCGGTAGCGAGTTTATTTTATTCATTTACAGGCGGGGATTCAGCATCCTATGAAGCGCCGGAGGGCATGATCGAGGGACTTGTCTATTTAAAAAGAAACATCGTGATCCGTCAGCAGATTCTGGAGCGCGTCGTCGATACGTTCAATCGGGAGGACGAGGGTCCCGCGGTGTCGGATGAATTCCTCGTCTATCGGCTAGGCGAAAATAAAGACAACCGGCTGCGTGACATCGTATCGACGATCCAGGCAGAGCAGGATCAAATCATCCGGGCGGCAAAAAACACGGCACTTATCATTCAGGGCGTGGCGGGCAGCGGGAAAACGACGGTAGCGCTGCATCGCTTGGCCTTTTTGCTGTATCAATATAAAGAGCAGATCAAGGCGGAGCGCATGATCATTTTTGCGCCGAACCATATGTTCATCGACTATATTTCCGAGGTGCTGCCAGAGCTCGGCGTCGGCGATATCCAGCAAAGTACGTTCCCGGACTGGGCTGCGGAAATACTTGGGCTGGAGCATCCACCGGCCGCAAGCCAGAGCGATCTTCACCGGTGGTTCGATGCAGGCCGGTCGGAGCCTGTGCCGGAAAGTGAGCTGCCGGGCCGATTCAAGGGCGCGATGCGCTTCAAGGCGGTGATCGATGCTTTTCTCGCTGACATGGAAGCCTTATGCGTCCCGCAGATCGATTTCGAGCCTTGGGAGGGAACGAAGCTTCCTTATGCCGAGATTCTGGCCTGGTTCGAAGGAGAATACAAGCATTATCCTGCGGCAAGACGCAAAGAGCGGGTGCTGGCCCGGCTTCACCGCTGGATCGAGATGGAGCTGAAGAAAGCACCGTCTGCGGCACAGCTCAAGGAGTGGAAGAAGAAAGCGCAGCAGCGCGAGAAGGCCTATGCCAAGAAGTGGCCGGAGCTTACGCCGCTTTCGCTCTACGAGGAGCTTTTTCAGCTCAAAAAAAAGGGGAGCATAGGCCTTCCAGACATGTCTGCTGATATTCCCCCGGCCATTTGGCAGGAGACGCGCGGCAACTTGAAGCAGGGCATCGTTAAAGAGGAGGATCTCGCGCCGCTGCTCTATTTATATACGTGCATTCATGAGATCGAGGGCCAGATGACTTTCGACCATGTTGTCATCGACGAAGCTCAAGATTTCTCTCCATTTCAGGTTGCGGTGCTGGACCGCTTTGTCAAAGGGCATTCTTTTACGATTCTGGGAGATTTGTCGCAGGGCATCCATTATTACAAAGGGGTGCGCGATTGGCATGAAATGCAGGAGCTGTTTCATTCGGAGGATACAGCTTATTTTGCCCTGACGCGCAGCTACCGCTCGACGATGGAAATCATATCTTTCGGAAACGAAATATTGGCTAGGGGAGTCGGCACAGAGCTGCTGGCCGTTCCCGTATTTCGCAGCGGGGAGCCGGTCAAGCTATTGCCTGCGGCGGGAACGGAACGGAGCGAGGCCATCAAAGAGGCACTGAAGGCCGTGCTCAAGGGAAGTTACCGGACGACGGCACTGCTGACGAGGACGCTGCAGGATGCTTCGGAGCTTCATGAAGGGCTTGTTCAGGAGGGGATCGAAGCCCATTTGATCGATGGCAGCAGCGATCAGTATGCCGGCGGCATATCTGTGCTGCCAGCTTATTTGTCCAAAGGGCTTGAATTTGACGCTGTCATCGTTACGGATGTCGACCGGGAGCATTACTTGCCGGAGGATGCTAAACTGCTCTATGTCGGCTGTACAAGGGCTCTGCACGAGCTCTGGCTGCTGCATGGAGAGGAATTACCTGATTATGTGATCATGGAAAATTCAGAGATGGTCATGAACATGACCCGTCCTCTTCCGTAA
- a CDS encoding tRNA threonylcarbamoyladenosine dehydratase, with translation MLHQFSRTELAIGAEGLEALKNSTVAVLGIGGVGSIAVEALARTGVGRIILIDKDVVDITNINRQIHALTTTIGQKKADLMCERVKLINPECETIALNMFYTEETYEQLFQYDIDYVLDASDTIMYKIHLIKECLKRKIPMLSSMGAANKMDPTRFQVADISKTSVDPMARVIRTKLRKDGIKKGVKVVFSTEDPVKPREDVTKKIAPEGAKIRKAKQPPASNSFVPPVVGLIMVSVAVRELLEINGIKI, from the coding sequence ATGCTGCATCAGTTTTCACGGACAGAGCTGGCGATCGGAGCAGAAGGTCTTGAAGCCTTGAAGAACAGTACGGTAGCGGTGCTTGGCATCGGCGGAGTCGGCTCGATTGCCGTAGAGGCGCTAGCCCGTACGGGAGTCGGACGCATCATTCTGATCGATAAAGATGTTGTCGATATTACGAATATCAACCGCCAAATCCATGCCCTGACTACGACGATCGGGCAGAAAAAAGCGGATTTGATGTGCGAGCGGGTTAAGCTCATTAACCCGGAATGCGAGACGATTGCGCTAAATATGTTTTATACGGAAGAAACCTACGAGCAGCTGTTCCAATATGACATCGATTACGTATTGGATGCCTCGGATACGATCATGTACAAAATCCATCTCATCAAAGAATGCCTGAAGCGAAAAATTCCGATGCTGTCCAGCATGGGCGCCGCGAATAAAATGGATCCGACCCGCTTCCAGGTAGCGGACATTTCGAAGACCTCGGTCGATCCGATGGCTCGCGTCATTCGCACGAAGCTCCGCAAAGACGGCATCAAGAAAGGGGTTAAGGTTGTATTCTCCACGGAGGATCCGGTCAAACCTCGCGAGGATGTCACTAAGAAAATTGCCCCGGAGGGCGCGAAAATCCGCAAGGCGAAGCAGCCTCCGGCCAGCAACTCGTTCGTTCCGCCCGTCGTCGGCCTCATTATGGTCAGCGTAGCCGTCCGGGAACTGCTCGAAATCAACGGAATCAAGATTTAA
- the aspS gene encoding aspartate--tRNA ligase, producing MNRTHHCGSLSAAHIGETVILNGWVQTRRDLGGVLFIDLRDRSGIVQIVFNPDYSGEALEIADKVRSEYVLAVKGKVVKRDPETVNPNLPTGEIEVQISEIEVLNAAKTPPFFIEDGIEVDESIRLKYRYLDLRRPEMQQTLMLRSKAAKVFRDFLDGEGFIEVETPILTKSSPEGARDYLVPSRVHAGEFFALPQSPQLYKQLLMVSGVERYYQIARCFRDEDLRADRQPEFTQVDIETSFLSRDELLDMMERLVVRLFKETKGIDIPTPFQRLSYADAMGKYGSDKPDLRFGLELIEVNDIVSTCGVKVFSSVIEKGGEVKVLNAKGCGTWSRKEIDDLGTYAARYGAKGLAWIQVKEGEFRGPIVKFFSEQEIEALKERTGAEEGDLLLFSADTKKVVADVLGNLRLKIGRQLGLIDDNVYKFAWVVDFPLLGWDEEQKRYVAEHHPFTRPRDEDIALFDTDPGKILAQAYDLVLNGYEVGGGSMRIYKREVQEKMFKAIGLSPEEAQEKFGFLLDAFDYGTPPHGGVAFGFDRLVMLLAGRNNLRETIAFPKTASATDLLMNAPSEVDAPQLEQLHIKLAVKPAEDKKQ from the coding sequence ATGAATCGTACTCATCATTGCGGATCGCTTAGCGCCGCTCACATTGGAGAAACAGTAATTCTGAACGGCTGGGTGCAGACCCGCCGCGACCTCGGGGGCGTTCTGTTCATCGATCTCCGCGACCGCAGCGGCATCGTGCAGATCGTATTCAACCCGGACTATTCCGGCGAAGCGCTGGAAATCGCCGATAAAGTACGCAGCGAATACGTCCTTGCCGTGAAAGGGAAAGTAGTCAAGCGGGATCCAGAAACGGTCAACCCGAACCTGCCGACTGGCGAAATTGAAGTGCAAATTTCCGAAATCGAAGTATTGAACGCGGCTAAAACGCCTCCGTTCTTCATTGAAGACGGCATCGAAGTGGACGAGTCGATCCGCCTGAAATACCGCTACCTGGATTTGCGCCGTCCGGAAATGCAGCAGACATTGATGCTTCGTTCCAAAGCAGCGAAGGTATTCCGCGATTTCCTGGACGGGGAGGGCTTTATCGAGGTAGAGACGCCAATCCTGACGAAGAGCTCTCCGGAAGGCGCTCGCGATTATCTCGTACCGAGCCGTGTACATGCCGGCGAATTTTTTGCCCTGCCGCAATCGCCGCAGCTGTACAAGCAGCTGTTGATGGTCAGCGGAGTGGAGCGCTACTACCAAATCGCCCGCTGCTTCCGCGATGAGGACCTGCGCGCCGACCGGCAGCCGGAATTCACCCAGGTGGACATCGAGACCTCCTTCCTGTCCCGCGACGAACTGCTCGACATGATGGAGAGACTCGTTGTACGTCTGTTCAAAGAAACCAAAGGAATCGACATTCCTACGCCGTTCCAGCGTTTGAGCTATGCTGACGCGATGGGCAAGTATGGCTCTGACAAGCCTGATCTGCGCTTTGGCCTGGAATTGATCGAAGTGAACGATATCGTATCGACCTGCGGGGTCAAAGTGTTCTCCTCCGTTATCGAGAAGGGCGGCGAGGTTAAAGTACTTAACGCCAAGGGCTGCGGTACATGGAGCCGCAAGGAAATTGACGATCTTGGAACGTATGCGGCCCGCTACGGCGCGAAGGGGCTTGCCTGGATTCAAGTGAAGGAAGGCGAATTCCGCGGACCCATCGTTAAATTCTTCTCCGAGCAGGAAATCGAGGCGCTGAAAGAGCGTACAGGTGCAGAGGAAGGCGATCTACTGCTCTTCTCCGCCGACACCAAGAAGGTAGTTGCCGACGTACTTGGCAATCTGCGTCTTAAAATCGGCCGCCAGCTTGGCCTGATCGACGACAACGTGTACAAATTCGCTTGGGTTGTCGACTTCCCGCTGCTTGGCTGGGACGAAGAGCAGAAGCGTTATGTCGCTGAGCACCATCCGTTTACGCGCCCTCGTGACGAGGATATCGCTCTGTTCGATACCGATCCGGGCAAAATTCTGGCCCAGGCCTATGACCTCGTACTGAACGGCTACGAAGTCGGCGGCGGTTCGATGCGGATCTACAAGCGGGAAGTTCAGGAGAAAATGTTCAAGGCCATCGGCTTGTCCCCTGAAGAAGCTCAGGAGAAATTCGGCTTCCTGCTCGATGCCTTTGACTATGGTACTCCACCGCATGGCGGCGTAGCCTTCGGTTTTGACCGTCTTGTCATGCTGCTGGCCGGCCGCAATAACCTGCGTGAAACGATCGCGTTTCCGAAGACGGCGAGCGCGACAGATCTGCTCATGAATGCCCCGTCTGAAGTGGATGCGCCGCAATTAGAGCAGCTTCATATTAAATTGGCCGTGAAGCCGGCTGAAGATAAAAAACAATAA
- the hisS gene encoding histidine--tRNA ligase — protein sequence MAFQKPTGTQDILPGAVEKWQFIEEKARDLCRRFNYKEIRTPIFEQTSLFERGVGETTDIVEKEMYTFIDKGDRSMTLRPEGTAGVVRSYVENKLYGEPDVTKLYYIGPMFRYERPQAGRQRQFHQFGVEVFGAVDPAIDAEVVALGYQYCRELGLQEVKVELNSVGNPASRAAYRDKLLGFLMPMKDNLCKDCQSRIERNPMRVLDCKVDQEKFADAPSILDSLDEECTTHFAKVQELLTAMGIEYTINHRLVRGLDYYTHTAFEYKAQGIGAIDTIGGGGRYNGLVSEIGGPDQPGIGFGIGLERIALILEKQGVNFSAEKPLDVYLVALGEAADKEISTQLFKLRQAGFSAERDYLGRKMKAQMKSADRMKARYTAILGDDELERGEIALKSMETGEQRTVKLAELANELK from the coding sequence ATGGCTTTTCAAAAGCCGACAGGTACACAGGACATACTGCCTGGCGCTGTCGAGAAGTGGCAATTCATTGAAGAGAAGGCCAGAGATTTGTGCCGTCGCTTCAATTACAAGGAAATTCGCACGCCGATCTTCGAACAAACGTCATTGTTCGAGCGTGGCGTCGGGGAAACGACGGATATTGTCGAGAAAGAAATGTACACGTTCATTGACAAGGGCGACCGCAGCATGACGCTTCGGCCTGAAGGAACGGCGGGAGTCGTCCGCTCTTATGTAGAGAACAAGCTGTATGGAGAGCCGGACGTAACGAAGCTGTATTACATCGGTCCGATGTTCCGTTATGAGCGTCCGCAGGCGGGACGCCAGCGGCAGTTCCACCAATTCGGGGTGGAAGTATTCGGCGCTGTCGATCCGGCGATTGACGCCGAGGTTGTGGCGCTTGGATATCAGTACTGCCGTGAGCTTGGCCTGCAGGAGGTCAAGGTAGAGCTGAACTCGGTCGGCAATCCGGCGAGCCGGGCGGCCTATCGCGACAAATTGCTCGGTTTCCTCATGCCGATGAAGGACAATCTGTGCAAGGATTGTCAATCCCGGATCGAGCGCAATCCGATGCGCGTGCTCGATTGCAAGGTGGATCAGGAGAAATTTGCCGATGCCCCTTCGATTCTGGACAGCCTGGATGAGGAATGCACGACGCATTTCGCCAAAGTGCAGGAGCTGCTGACGGCGATGGGCATTGAGTATACGATCAACCACCGTCTGGTTCGCGGACTGGACTATTACACGCATACCGCGTTTGAATATAAAGCCCAAGGCATCGGAGCGATCGATACCATTGGGGGAGGAGGGCGTTATAACGGCCTTGTCTCCGAAATCGGCGGTCCCGACCAGCCGGGTATCGGCTTTGGCATCGGTCTTGAGCGGATCGCGCTCATTCTCGAGAAGCAAGGTGTCAACTTCTCTGCGGAGAAGCCACTCGATGTTTACCTGGTCGCTCTAGGCGAAGCCGCCGACAAGGAAATTTCGACACAGCTCTTCAAGCTGCGTCAAGCCGGCTTCTCGGCCGAGCGCGACTACCTGGGCCGCAAAATGAAGGCGCAGATGAAATCCGCCGACCGGATGAAAGCCCGCTACACCGCCATCCTCGGTGACGACGAACTGGAGCGCGGCGAAATTGCTCTTAAGTCGATGGAGACCGGCGAGCAGCGCACCGTCAAGCTCGCTGAGCTTGCGAACGAGCTGAAGTAA
- a CDS encoding type 1 glutamine amidotransferase domain-containing protein: MSKVAFWLANGFEDSEMQVPYDEVKKAGHEADIIGLKAGETLKGKQGKAEYQVEKAIADVKVADYDAVVIPGGSSPENLRLNEGILQFVKEANEAKKPIAAICHGPQILISANLLKGRTITCYPPLKDDMINAGAEFKDQEVVVDGNYITSRTPEDEPAFVREILQALK, encoded by the coding sequence ATGAGCAAAGTAGCCTTTTGGCTGGCTAACGGCTTTGAAGATTCGGAGATGCAGGTTCCATACGACGAGGTGAAGAAGGCGGGCCATGAAGCGGACATTATTGGCCTCAAAGCAGGGGAGACACTGAAGGGAAAGCAAGGCAAAGCTGAATATCAGGTGGAGAAAGCTATTGCTGACGTCAAAGTGGCAGATTATGACGCCGTAGTCATCCCCGGCGGGTCGTCTCCGGAAAATCTTCGCTTGAACGAAGGGATACTGCAATTTGTCAAAGAGGCCAATGAGGCCAAAAAACCGATTGCTGCGATTTGCCACGGCCCGCAAATCCTGATCAGCGCGAATTTGCTGAAGGGCCGGACGATAACGTGCTATCCGCCGCTCAAGGACGATATGATCAATGCGGGAGCCGAGTTTAAAGATCAGGAAGTCGTGGTCGACGGCAACTATATTACTTCACGTACGCCTGAAGATGAACCGGCATTTGTGCGCGAAATACTGCAGGCGCTGAAGTAA
- the dtd gene encoding D-aminoacyl-tRNA deacylase — translation MRVVVQRCKEAKVTVDGTVIGSIGQGLMLLVGITHEDTEKEAAYLADKIAGLRIFEDDEGKMNRSVTDIGGAILSVSQFTLYGDCRKGKRPSFIAAARPETAEPLYERFNALLRDKGLVVETGEFGADMDVQLTNWGPVTLMLESQQPSKTETP, via the coding sequence ATGAGAGTTGTTGTGCAGCGCTGCAAGGAAGCGAAGGTTACGGTTGACGGTACCGTGATTGGTTCGATTGGCCAAGGCCTTATGCTGCTGGTCGGCATTACGCATGAGGACACGGAGAAGGAGGCGGCGTACCTGGCGGACAAAATCGCCGGACTGCGGATTTTTGAAGATGACGAGGGCAAGATGAATCGGAGCGTAACCGATATTGGCGGAGCTATTTTATCGGTCTCCCAGTTTACGCTATACGGGGATTGCCGCAAAGGCAAACGCCCGAGCTTCATTGCCGCGGCCAGGCCGGAAACGGCGGAGCCGCTGTATGAACGGTTCAACGCTTTGCTTCGGGATAAAGGGCTGGTGGTCGAGACGGGGGAGTTCGGGGCTGACATGGACGTTCAGCTGACGAACTGGGGCCCTGTAACATTAATGCTTGAGAGCCAGCAGCCGTCCAAGACAGAAACGCCGTAG